acatacatATTAATGCATTATTAGTGTGTACTCTGATATGCCCATTGACCTGGCACCCAAATGTCATCCGCAAACAAAAAGTCTTGCTTATTAAGTCGATATactgattaaaatgtgattagtTAACTATAGACCCTGCAACTAACTagattaaaaattttgattgaGTCCCACCACTTGTCTTAATAtagtaaaaactattttctttgagGTCATggaatcatatttattttaattaaaatacatctTGTTCAATTTAAATGAGTTAAAAAATATACTGGGAATTCAAATGTTCCATTTAGTATTAATAGTGTACTCATGCTAGCACCGCCAGGGGGAGCTTTAGTACAGCTTTGTATCATTCACACTCTTGGATGCCAACAACCGTCTACTAATTATGACTAAATTTTCCctgaaaatgtcttaattttacTTTGTCTTATATTTTCTGGCAGCAAAATTCtgcaagattttatttatatatatttttacattttctacaaataaaaagtggaaAGGTGTTATGTGCTTTGGTATAACCTCAGGATTCCCAATGTCATTGAGGAAGAGGCTTGGTACAACACAagataaacagaaatacaaaggAACAAACAATCATGGACACACACACTTGAACTGGAGTGTATTTTGGGGGGGTTGGAGTAAAAGGATCTTAAAGTATAATTCAAATGTGCAATATAGTGCTTTATATAACCACTAGGGAGCAGCACTCTGACCTTGGCTCAGTGTATTTTGTAGTATAAGTCGTTTATGTAactttttctgctctgtttgtgaAGCACAATTAGCATTTAAGAAGCCTGGATCAAGAGTGTCttgatcaaaatgtttattaatagattttttatttttcaattattctGTTCTTCACTTTTATCTGCTTTTCTTGTTCACAGacttgaaaatatatttctagagtaattttcttttaaatattttactttctttcaccTGAATCAAAATATCACTGAATACTTTTCACCACAGATAGACTGAGTATATGTAGGTCTAAATCCAATTTACTTCATATGATTAGaacatttttgtaacattttgaactgttatttcttttttactcacTACTTCCTTTTTGCCTCTGTGTTGCAGACAAGCCAGCTGTCTGATACCAGTATTTCTGAAAGCCTTTTAAGCAAGGACAGCTTGGAGAATGAAAACTCAGACCAAAGCACATTTAGTCCACGGAGTCCGTATTCATCATTTTTTCTCGACTTTGAGAAACCAAAGAAGCGGCATGATTTAACCCCAACATCAGTCCCCGACTTCAGTCTCAGGCAAAGATGCTTCGGGATCAAAATCCAGCCCTTCTTGGAAAAtttgacaaacacaaacaagaaagtCTGGCAGATTCTATGTGGTCTCCTAATAATATGGATGTTTTTCAAACTTCCCCAAGGGTcacatctgaaaaacaaacacctgaCTCATTAGCTGTTTCTATTCTTCCTTATGAAGACTCAAAGCACTTGGAGGCAAAATCCTTGATAAACAGTCAAACCCACAACATTCTGGACACAAATGAAGTTGATGCTGATGATATTAACGTGGAAGATTTATATGCCACAGAAGACGATTTGTTACACTGTAGATCTCAAATTATTAATGATGACAGTCAGTTGACTTATCCATCAGCTAAAAACATTCCTTTCTCTTctgaaaatggcattttattgGAGACGCCGATGAAAGGAAGTGTTGCCAATAATTACTTAAATGATGAAGTCCTTTTGCATACAGTAAAAGAAAACCTCCAGCGTTTATCTGAGAAAGTAGCCTCTATTTCCATAAATAACCTCAACAAAGTCTCAAACCTAATGTACCAAACAGAGAAACCCATAAATGCAGCATCAACGTCATCTACATGTTTATCTAATGATCAATCAGAGACAGAGAAGTGTGACCATCTAAAAGAAGAAGATAAAGAAGCACCCTGATACAATGATCTCCACTTATTCAGTATGCAACACTAGATTACTTAAAGGAATCCTCAAAAAAAAGTCCAAGTATTCTTCAGAagatttgtgtttgtatgaCTCAGGGcatttaattttgtcaaaacaaGTAGTGTTAGCAATAAGAGACAGTATGGAATTGaccagagcaaaaacaaaagatgtgaTGGTCAATAGCAGCACGACAAAAAAGCTTCGCTGGTTTGATGAAGTCCATCCAGAAAAGGAGTCCAAAGAGCATGACACAGCAAACCAGGAGAAACCCATGTTCCACCTAACAAACATCTCCAAGCACCATCATCCAAGTCTCACTAGAGAGAATGAGTCTTCAAAGCCTGGACCCAGAATGGCCCCAGCAGCCTCTGTTGGTTATCGTTTTACAAAAGAAGCGTGGGCAGATGTTGGGGTTCAAGTTAACATGGCCCAGGAGCGAGCAGACGAGGTCAAGGCGTTGTGTACCAGCACCAGAACCAGTAGGTCAAAGGTCCCTCGGAGAGATTGTAATGCCAGACTCGGTAGGGGTCCTGTTTCCTCACGGGTAAGAAAGGGCACCATCATACGACCTCAATCTGCCATCGAGGTGGTTCAGATTGGCAAAACCCAGGGGAAGATCATGGTGCCCCGCCCACCTCCTCGGACAGAGCCGACGGAAGAAAATAACGCTAAACAAGCCCCCGTCACAGAGGAGGCTCCGTACAGGAACAACTCAGTGGAGACGTACCCCTGCCCTATCTGCCTGTATTTAGACTGCAATGTGAATGGCGCATCCAGTTCAGGACCTCAAGAGATTCACAACAACATCAATGAAAGAGGGACGATGAATGAGAAAGGCCTCTGTTTACACATCACACCCACAGATGAAGAGATCGCACAGCTCTGGGATGGAGTCCGCAGTGCCTTAAACACAAAGGATGGTAATGTATGTCTTATTATGTGGTCATGTCATGTTGCAGCTACAAACATCAATGTGCTTTTTAATGGATTATTCTGATAGACTATTCCAAAGTAGTACAAGTGAAAGGAAATTGATAACTGGGTCCTGTATTCAGTCTTTCTGAATCTATACTTTGTAGAATCATCCTTCACTGCTATTACAGATGTGTCTTTGCCAGCTTAGTATGACAGAGTACTAGGTTCATactaagaaaacattaaaaaaaatgtaaaaattattttaaaaatttttgcTTTAAGGATCTCTACAGTTTTATCCCTGAGCTATCCGGTATCCAAGATATCCAAGGAGGACCAAAAAAATTTCTAAGAGGCAATGTATCTACTGTTCAATCAAGTTTTTATCAGACTTGTTTCTTTCTAAACAGTAGATTTAAATTTCACATAAATATACACACAAATAGcctgagaaaatatatttaaactggTCTTCTATTTCTTCGCAGTATTATAGCATATGTTTGTAGATATTCAGCTACAAGAGATACATCTATTTAAAAGACTTACAAAGATTGTTTAAGTCATGAAGAATCACGTAAAAtatgtttactttaaaacagAACTCTTCTGAATGTATACAGTATGAACCTACATCTATTTAACTTTCATGTGTATGTAACTCAGCTTTGCCGTGGGCATTGATATACCTTCGTATTATCAAAGATGCTGGCTTCTGTTTTTTAACAACAAGCatagtttaataaatatttgatatatagaACAAAACACAGTTTATGCTTTTGTTTCCTACAAGAAGGAAGTCAAAAGGTTCACTTGCCACTTGTCACGGTGGTATGTGCAACATTCTTAGACAACTCTGATGTATTATAGCCAGcaattctttcatttatttattgagtgGATTGTTGATGCTGAATTTATTAACTATGTTACATTTAATGACTGAAAGTTATTTAATCTGCCTTTATGTCTGTTAAATAAAGCTAAGTAGACGTATGTAGCGCACCTGAGTAAATCAATGTGTTCCTGAACAATAGCTGCAATACTTTGTCCTTTTAGTGTTgctaaaataagttaaatatcTTCTTTTAGCCAAACCTGTCCTTCAAAAGCATGCCCGGGAGAGCAGGCAAGTCTACAGGAAACCCTTTGCTGAGCACAGCAGACAACCTCCTGTCGCAGGAAGCAGGAGATTTCTTCAGACCTATCAGGTGAATCTTTGCACAGGTCTGCAGTTGCCCTGTGGGGAGGGAAAGTGAGCATAATTATTAAAGATCAGACAGTTGGTAGGTTTAAACTTGTTTTGCTGTCTCTTTAATGCCACACATTGTCTAAGTGAAGTTTATTAACAGACACTTCTTGTTAGTCAAGACATTCCTGTTGATCTTGAGttgtactaaaaaaaataagcacagACACATACCTGCTGGTTTTACCTCTGTTGATCCCTAGAATCTAAAAGTCACAATGTAAAGCTTATCTGGAACATGATGATGTAACAcaaagttgttttggttttttgtagCCTACAAAGCAGAACACTGAGCTAATCAGACCAGGTCCAAGGAATTGGAATACAATTTCTCGAAATGAAGGTACAACTTTCtgtattttaaggatttttttaaaggatgtTTATACTTAATTTAGAAGTTTTAACCATCTCATCCAACTGATCATAATGTGTGAGGATCATATTCCCTACTCCAACGTCTCTCTGACCAGCTTTCTAACCATATGgtcagacagagatttaaagagtaGCAGGAAAAGCAAATGatgtggattagcagagcttgtCACAAAATATTGTGTCATCCAGGATATGATACTGAGTAATATATGGAGCTAGATTTGgtagttttgaacatttttttcagtttagtctttttgttttttcttttgaacaaacctTTTGGGCCCAATATAGCTCCATAGATATCATTTTTCTGCCTGGAAGAAAATgttatgagttacaacaacatttactTCCCTCcaggatcaataaaatattttaacattttatttaatattccaGGCTCTTAGCTGAGGTGGGTATAAGTGTCTTTGCTGTGGCACAATACTCTTTTCCTACTGTGAATGATGAGCTGAACAGTTCAAATATCTCCTCAACTTTCTCCCAGACCTGCTTGTTATGTTCTCTGGTCTTTACGGTGCtgtttgtttactaatgttcACTAAGAAACCCCCGAGGCCTTCAccgaacagctgcatttatactgagattaaattacacacaggcaCACTAAGTAATTAGGATACTTCTGAAAGCAATTGGTTGCAGTGGAACAACAAACTAAATTCATGTGCACCAACACATTTTTCAGGTGTTTACTTGTTAAATATTGTAGAAACCATGCATCCTGTTCCCTCAGCTTCACAATTTGTTGAATCAACTttgtttatcaaataaaatcccatcaaaaatacattcaagCTTCCTGGTTTTAATGTTAGAAAATGTGAATGAGCTATGAATGCATTTGCAAAGGGCTGTAGGTAGAAACCTATGATTCAATAAAACTGTTGTGCATTGGTTTGCAGGTTTTGAGCGTGCGGCCCAGCTTCCTGTAGCTGAAGTGTATCCTAATGGCTTTTTAAAGCAGAATCAGCCTGTGGCCCAAATACAGATGCCGGAAAGAGTCCAGGAGGGGATCAACAGTCTTTCTTTAGAAGAGAATAAAATCATGCTCTCTCTGGACAGGCTCAACCACCAGCTGCACTGTGAGCAATATGAAGGCTATTTGCATGAGACTTTGAGTACAATTTGACATTGGCATGTACATCTCATGATACCCTTTGCTATTACATGTGTAGGTTTGAAGACACATCGGCAAAGCAAAACTGGCAACAATGGTCATATAACTGTTGGAACGCCCCTTGTAAGTACattcaaaagtttttatttgccTCAACACCAAAATTGAGTTTGTTGGAAGTGTTTATGTCTTACTTTGTTGCTCTGTTTACAGACCAAAGAGTCAAATAATCACAAGCATCAAGCATCGTCTGCGAACCTGCTTCGTTACCAGAAGAAAACTTAGCATGTTTTATTCTTCAGTCTCACCATTGTTTGCACAAAACCTCTTATtaccaaaaatgtattttaccaAAGGTGCTTAGTGGAGTTtctcaaaaaaagaaatgatgaagCAACATTAACTTAATGTGACCAAATCTGAACCCTGAATTtagttttgggtaaaacagCACTGTCAAAAAAgccttgttttttgttattctaCAATCAGGGAGTGAAAGTTGATGCCTATACAGGATTCATTTCTAAAATCCAAATACCATATGCACCCATACCTTGCCAAATGTAAGGTATTACTTTCTAAAAAATACATACAACTTACTGCATTTCTATGTATTTCCCAAAGCTCTTGTGTTTAAAAGTATAATTTGTAGTCAACGCACAGTTAGCTGACTGGGTTAAGTCTGCTTGGCATCTATCCTTAACTACTTATAGGGCGGTTAATAAATCGACTGTGCCCTGGTAAGTATGTTTAAATAAAGCGTTGCAGTGATGAAGGTGTGTTTGCCTTTGTTTTATGGCTCCAGAATAGATGATTGTGTTTTCTGGGCCTACTCGCTCAGCAAGAAGAGCCTCCTTATTTTTTCAAAGTGCACTGAACTCTACTTTTAAGTCTCGTCCTATTTATTAATACCTTTAATTTAAAACGACATCAAAACATGACacactgtatttatttcatttcacgTGTGGGgcatttctttgcttttaattaCAAGCTTTTCTGCCCTCCTCGCTCAACAATGGGTGCACCAGGGGGGAAGAAGCTGCAGGGATTGTTCATGTGTGGTAGCTGCCCCTCCTTCAGTGGCATGTCTGGTTTTGCCCCTTACTGAGCCTGCTAGGACTTGCTCCAAGAAGTGTTAAAAAGTTCTTTTCAACATGGGtgcaactttttcttcttctttggtttAACTGCAGGTTATTTGAGTGATCCGAGAAGAAGCTATAAATAACAACATTGACAGCAGTCTCTCGCTGCCATATAAGGCCATTCATATTCCCCCTTTCTTTAATCGTAAACCAGAACTGAGAAcagttaaaaaaacactttaaatcacAAGTTGTGTTCAAAAAAATCAGTATCAAATCGACTGTTTTTTAATCAGAGAATGACACTGATGTAACTTAATTATGAAGAATAAAGTTGTTCATTAGCTAAGTATTGAAATTTAGCACTTTCCTAATAGTGGAAATATTCAACTcagttttttcatttgaattgcTGTTAATCTTtacttgaaatgttttaagtgCAATACAATACAGCCACATCATTTCTGCTATTTTTACTGGGTAGTTTAAGTGTAAATGAAGACATATATAGCTAATCTGTTCAAACGACTGAAATAAATAGCATTTACTGAAAGTTCCATCTGTTCTGTGACAGATCTGACCTGAATTTGGTTGGGCTGTTTCCGTTAATGTGAATCTTAGCCAGTCTAACAGTTAGAAACTTAACAAGGAATAATAGATTTTTATAGGTGCAGGTACAAGCCTGTGCAGTGGTTTGTTGTGAGGCCTACTCTTTGAATAATGCAATTTTAGTCAGATCTGGCCTTTCCTTTCAATGTTATTCATaaatttgtgttgatctgtcacataaaatcaatataaaaaggCATATTGTGAAGTGGCTTAAATGCTTTTGGAAGGCATTGTAcgtcactgtttgtttttagtatGTCAAAAATAAGAGCATGCTGCAAATTGACCCAAATATGCTACGGTGTAGTTCAGGTGTTTTATCTAAAACAGCCAGAAGGAGGCGCCCGAATTCATATCTACTGATGTAACTTTCTTCTGACTCCACCAGACAAAAGTATTTGTATGTTCCGGACAAAAATGGTGAAATATCCCAGATAAATTATGATTCTAATAAATACAGCCAATCACAAAAACCTTTCCACTGATATCATGCAACACTGATAATCACAGAGAGGTGGGGCCTGGGGGAGGGGGAGATGTTGACCACAAGTGGGCAAACTCTTCTAAGTGGGTGGTCTCTTTAGAGACACACTGACTGTTCACGACTATCTCTTAATGTGTCTGAGAGCGGTACAATGGCATGAAAATGACCACTTTCAACCATACCATGGGGAAGTTTATAGACTGGTCACAACTGGGCACAAAATGTTTAGTTAAGAATTACTACTGTACAGTCATTACTGTACGAACCTTCAAGGTAATTTTGGAACAAGATGATTTATATAATCATATAAGATCTACTAATAACCATGCTGCTATTCAATATGTTTCAGAGTtcaactttaattaaaaatactgaagtaaaacatttatgtattaGTCCTTAGAGACAGTGATTGGGTAAATTAAGAATTTAAATCTGAGATTTGCATCAGTTCACAGATATGTTAATGTAGCTAAAAATATACAAGCAACTCTGAGGCTCTTTGCATTTGTTAGGAGCTTCACTGTGTCTGTTGATATTTAATAGGGCTTCATAATCATTTATTCAGTGGATGTATGGGAAAAGATGAAACGGAGCCTCAACATTCAAAGAGGGAGGATCTTGACAGAGTGATTTCTCAATGGAAGAGAGGCCTCATTAGCATAACAATTGTGGGAACTGAAAAGATCTACTTTCCatgaacactgtaaaaaaaataataaaagggaTTGAGAGCGAGAATAAATAGTTCTATTACCCACTGATGAGTGACGATGCCTTGCATTTATTGTTAAAGTTCTTGGGAAAATGTGTCATCAACCTCATTAGACGGAcacatgagtgtgtgtgtgcactgaGCTGTGTAAAAAGGTGCTCTACAAGTAAAGTTTTATTGACTGACTTTAATTATAATCGAGATATTTAATTACAGATAACATTAATCTGATGCTAGTCAGTATACATTAAATAATCAAGGTAAGATAGTATTACCAagcaacaaaattatttcatatGATAGACTGAATATTTGTACTTTGATCGTCAGCTTCAATGAAGATTATTAGCAGACTTGGGTTCATAAATACACCATCAAAAcccatttcaaaatgtaataaaaatataccTGAAACCtaatataataattaaaactaGCAGAATATATGTAAAAGCAGTCAGGGCAAAATAGAAACAAGATGTCCAAGATACAGACTGTAACCAGTGCTCCCAGGGCTGGATTAAAGGAGGGGTGGGCCCCTGGGAGGGAGGTAGTTTTGGTGCCCCACCCACACAGGTTTAGTTGAGGTGTGCAAATCACAATTGAGCAATAGTCATTTAAAGATATTCAGATattatttacatgaaaataaGTTTACCAAAATGtcaacagactttaaaaaatatatatttctcctgaaaaaacaagcaaacaaacaaacaaaaagattatATTACAATACTTCACTTTGCATggacttttaatttttctttggaaatttGTGGAACTATACATCTAAATGAATATTGTCACTGCCGGTACTTTACCCtgttttaaaatacatacagtataaaCTGCAAACTGAAAgtactaatttattttattttttttgcttagtATTTTGTAGATATGCTATTTATTTGTGTAcatgtttaaattttcttttctacCAAAATGTACACATTActtggtgtgtgtttttttgtttgtttgttcgaTAACGTCATTGTAAAATATTATGgaataaaacaattattaagATATTAGGATATTATTTgaataagtaaacaaacaatTAGATACTGCAACAAGGACCCTAACTTGTCAGGTTTCTTGTAGTCAAACTGTACCTTTAAAGCGTCCTATCCCATTAGGAAGTCGGCTCCGCCTCTGACGCCCCATGGGCCATAAAGTTTGATCCTGCCCAAAGTTTAGGCTCAACAGGATGAaacttcccccccccccccccctcccgaGCCAGTGAGGAGCGGTGATTTGCTCAACATTACTATGATTTTTACTGAAAGATAACCGAAGATCGTTCGAATTTAACCGTGTGAAGAACCGCGGGGTCCTGTCAGCCAAACGTtcatattgtgtgtgtgttttttttgtttttttgtttccccccccccagtGTTTTGCGGTTTGCCTCTGCggtttttacttttaacttcCATGAGCGGGGGCGACAACGAGATTCCAGAGTGGAGTAGATATGCGCTTTGTTACATTAACGAGAATGCCAGCAGGAAACAACGGAGAAACGCTGCTTTTTACTGCCGATTCTGACAGCTAACACACTTTGTAACAAAGTGACaaactttttgtgtgtgtgaagtaAACTTTTAGAATGACGCTGGATGTGCTTTACTGAGACGCGTCGAGATTTTCCAGATTTCCTGCTGCGTGTCAAAAGTTGTGGGATTGGCTCAAGTTTCTCTTTACTGGGTTTCTGCTCTGTAACGTTTTTGGGACACTTGGAAAAAAGTTGCTCCgacagttgcttttttttttttttttattttgtggggGAACATGGATCCGAACCAGCACAACCCTCCAGCCGGACACCAGATCGTCCACGTACGGGGCGACTCGCAGACTGACCTGGAGCTACTTTTTAACAGCGTGATGAACCCGAAAACCTCCAACGTGCCCCCTTCGCTGCCTATGAGGATGAGGAAGCTGCCGGACTCCTTCTTCAAACCCCCAGAGCCCAAGTCCCACTCCAGACAAGTAAGCCCGCCCTGTTTCTGCTGTGGCTCTGCTTAGAAATCCCGATTAAAACTGGGGCCTTCCCGGGGGCCTTCATGATGTGACTCATCCACTTAATTTCATTTAACTTACTTATTTTCacactttgttgtcattttcaggcatgcataattttttaatctaaatgttCATGTGTAACAAAACGAAAACATATTAGTACATCTTCCAAATGGCGCATTTAACAGAGCATATATACGTTTTTGAAGACACAGGTCTAGTTAAAGTAGGACGATCTTGTttcccttttaaaaataaatgaattctaAGAGATTAAGTGAACTTGGACGTCTGTTTGTGGAAGATCAAtaatatttatactttttttgcggattttttttccttctctaatTCCATCCCATCTCTTCCCCCATCCCCCGCCGAACTCCCTCCTTGAAGCTCAAGTTTTCTAATTAGTGCGCATGCGTAACAGTCCCTGACTTGATTCTCTAGGTCAGTAGTTCTGAAACTTCAAAACAAATTCCAGCCGAGTAAATACGAAGTTTTCTAAGTTGCAGAATCGTACTGACAGACAAATAGAAGTGGAATAGACTTCACCAGTCTGTTGTGGTATTTTATAAAAGCAAACTAAAGTAGAAACAGTCTTACTCATTGGGACTGCATGTGCTACTGTTGTAGCGAACTGTTTTTAGCCAGACGTTGccgtttttatgtttcattttaagggGGAAAAACGTGCGCATAAGTCCTCAGTCTCAGCCACAACCTTGCACAGATGATCAATGAGCATGGATGGATATTGATCTCTGTGTTGTCTCAGGACCACACCAGTGGCAAACTCTGCACAATTTTGAGAATTGTAGAGTCTTGGATGCTTGTCCgcatgtataaaaaaatagatgtttctctttgtttatATCATTCTgagaaagaagcaaaaaattTTCATAGCACTTTATTGCTTCACTTATAAGATGGCAAATATTAACTAGAAAATATTTGAGTAGAAATACTACATTCAGTAGCTAACACATCCTTAACTTTTAAAACACTCTTGATTGGATATTTTTAAACCATCACTGGACTTTTACATTAACTAGTAACCAATTATGAATATGACTTTAGTCATCTGGTTTGTCCTTCtaagttaaaaagaaacaacacatAAGAACTGGTTTGTGATTAAGGAATACAATCTATTCTAACAAGGTGGCCTGTAAATCTTTATGCTGACAACCACAGCTAAGGTGTGCCATTCATTAGTAACAACTGCCTCCGGCTTCAGATGCTCCACTTGCTAGcaagttgctgctgttgctaaaCTAGCTGGAGCATAAATTTTTACCAAAATGGTTCAAAACTCTGTTTACAGATGGTGTCACGTTGATGTGAGGGGTTATAGCTCCAATAGATCATTTTTTTAGCCAAACGTCTATTGACACAAAATGTTA
Above is a window of Xiphophorus hellerii strain 12219 chromosome 18, Xiphophorus_hellerii-4.1, whole genome shotgun sequence DNA encoding:
- the cep126 gene encoding LOW QUALITY PROTEIN: centrosomal protein of 126 kDa (The sequence of the model RefSeq protein was modified relative to this genomic sequence to represent the inferred CDS: inserted 1 base in 1 codon; deleted 3 bases in 2 codons), which translates into the protein VVKKGSDSLLLRTVPEAVRTNIKNQDSGRMQNLQAKFSYLLNSKLGYTGNLENERQHLIQQQKLCKTRARKCLQETNQRRKALEEKRKQWDIQEELLRDNILQQRRQQVEEATQRFQRAHLPPSQRYRPIIKRKNRNMEEALGRIQVHWYTQTTSVVSPPDTPSGPPSTKPPTVSKSSPRQTLTAEEAYNKLLQEHRIXKDLEIHSFETSQLSDTSISESLLSKDSLENENSDQSTFSPRSPYSSFFLDFEKPKKRHDLTPTSVPLQSQAKMLRDQNPALLGKFDKHKQESLADSMWSPNNMDVFQTSPRVTSEKQTPDSLAVSILPYEDSKHLEAKSLINSQTHNILDTNEVDADDINVEDLYATEDDLLHCRSQIINDDSQLTYPSAKNIPFSSENGILLETPMKGSVANNYLNDEVLLHTVKENLQRLSEKVASISINNLNKVSNLMYQTEKPINAASTSSTCLSNDQSETEKCDHLKEEDKEAPDTMISTYSVCNTRLLKGILKKKSKYSSEDLCLYDSGHLILSKQVVLAIRDSMELTRAKTKDVMVNSSTTKKLRWFDEVHPEKESKEHDTANQEKPMFHLTNISKHHHPSLTRENESSKPGPRMAPAASVGYRFTKEAWADVGVQVNMAQERADEVKALCTSTRTSRSKVPRRDCNARLGRGPVSSRVRKGTIIRPQSAIEVVQIGKTQGKIMVPRPPPRTEPTEENNAKQAPVTEEAPYRNNSVETYPCPICLYLDCNVNGASSSGPQEIHNNINERGTMNEKGLCLHITPTDEEIAQLWDGVRSALNTKDAKPVLQKHARESRQVYRKPFAEHSRQPPVAGSRRFLQTYQPTKQNTELIRPGPRNWNTISRNEGFERAAQLPVAEVYPNGFLKQNQPVAQIQMPERVQEGINSLSLEENKIMLSLDRLNHQLHCLKTHRQSKTGNNGHITVGTPLTKESNNHKHQASSANLLRYQKKT